The genomic segment ACTGAAacagcgagaaagagagacaaagataaAGATAagggagtgagagaaaaagagatagcAGAGCCAGGGTCAGTagtgccagtggtgtaaagtactacttaagtcgttttttggggtatctgtactctacttcactatttatatttttgacaacttttactttgctACATTCCTAAACAAAAGGATGTACTTGTTGCTCCACacatttccctgacacccaaaagtacttttacattttgaaagcttagcaggacaggaaaatggcctaaatcacacacttatcaaaagaacatccctggtcatccctactgcctctgatttggtGGACTCACTAAGCACATGCTTGTTTGTAAATTATACTTGAGTGTTGGGGCGTGCCCcttgctatccgtaaataaataaaacaaatatagaaaatgacgctgtctggtttgctaaatataagaaatattttacttttgatacttaagtatatttaaaacaaaataattttagacatttactgaagtagtattttactgggtgactttcactttggtcattttctattaaggtatctttacttttacttaagtatgacaattgggtactttttccaccactgaatagtgcattgtctctctctctctctctcacacacacacacacacacacacacacacacacacacacacacacacacacacacacacacacacacacacacacacacacacacacacacacacacacacacacacacacacacacacacacacacacacacacacacacacacacacacacacacacacacacacacacacacacacacacacacacacacacctaaaataATGTAACTGAGATCATACacaagattttgctgtgactcttatgtggatgatgttaaaaatatttgttggtctgattaatgaggagcatccagatgctgcacttgatgaaattgcttcttccaattattgatacatttacatttttgtcatttagcagacgctcttatccagagcaacttacagtagtgaatgcatacatttcatacattttttcccccgtactggtcccccgtgggaatcgaacccacaacgctggcgttgcaaacaccatgctctaccaactgagccacacgggaccaatgaTAAACATctacctgttaagaaactgacttttagaactgttaaggctccatggattgatgaggaatttaaaagagattgggcaaaaggagtggctaataagtctggctgcacatctgactggctgacttactgcaaattgagaaatgatgtgactaaactcaacaaaaagaagaataagctgtattatgaagccaatatcaatgatataaagaagctactgaggatggtaactGACTCTATaaccactcctatctgtcatatttgtcctcaggcctggtgggaagccaaagtcattccgctacccaagaatggtaaagcagcctttactgattctaacagcagacctatccgCTCGCTGCcaactcttagcaaactgttggaaaaaaatgtgtttgatcaaatacaatgctatttctctgtaaacaaattaacaacagtctttcagcatgcttatagaaaagggcactcaacatgtaaattgataagaagattgtgggagctgtactgttagatggcAGTGCAGCCTttaatattattgaccataatttgttttcaacctctgccatattgtggattcagagctatctaataGAAGTCAAAGGTTTTTTTttatggaagcttctctaatgtcaaacatataaagtgtggtgtaccgcagggcagctctctaggacttctactcttttctattttcaccaatgacctgccactggcattaaacaaagcacgtgtgtccatgtatgctgatgactcaaccatatatgcatcagcaaccacagctaatgaagtcactgaaacccttaacaaagagttgcagtctgttttggaatgggtggccagtaattaactggtcctgaacatctctaaaactaagagcattgtatttggtacaaatcattcactaaattctagacctcagctgaatctggtaatgaatggtgtggctgttgaacaagttgagattAAATTACTTGCCGTTActctagattgtaaactgtcatggtcaaaacatatagattcaatggttgtaaagatggggaggggtctgtccgtaataaagagatgctctgcttttttgataccacactccaaaaagctcTGCAgactctagttttatcttatcttgattattgtccagtcatatggtcaagtgctgcaaggaaagacctagttaaactgcagctggcccagaacagagcggcatgtcttactcttcattgtaatcagagggctgatataaatactatgcatgccagtctctcttggctaagactgacggcatcacttcttctttttagaagaaacattaatgtgttgaaattcCCATATTGTTTGCATcgtcaatttacacacagctctgacacacacacttaccccaccagacatgccaccaggggtcttttcacagtccccacatccagaacaaattcaaggaaatgtacaatattatatagagccattattgcatggaacttccttccatctcatattgctcaaataaacagcaaacctggtttcaaaaaacagatgaagcaacaccacacagcacaacgcctctcccctatttgacctagatagtttgtgtgtatgtattgatatgtaggctacgtgtgcctttaaaaaaacaattttataTAGTTCTGTTTGTGTctattaatgttttgtatattgtcatgtttcatgttttatgtggaccccaggaagagtagctgctgcttttgcaacagctaatggggatcctaataaaatacctaaTACCAATACCAAAAGAAAGTGACAGGAAACAGACAGGAAACACCACATATTCGTTTAACCATTAAATAACCAAATAAATGACaataggaaagggggatacctagtcagttatacaactgaatgcattcaactgacatgtctcttccgcatttaacccaacccctctgaatcagagaggtgcggggggctgccttaatcaacatccacatcttcgggggccggggaacagtgggtcaattgccttgctcaggggcagaatgattgATTTTCaccatgtcagctcagggattcgatccagcaacttttcagttactggcccaacagtctaaccactaggctacctgcattagGTCATTAGGTGTTGGCGTTAGGCTCTGCTTCTTCAGGGGAGCTCTCTGCCAGAGcaataacattacaataataaCAAACTACAGGCAGTGAGGGAGGTATAGCAATACCAACCCCCTGACTGGAACCAAAGCAGAGCCAGACAGGTGGAGgctgggctggtggtggtgggcCAGCTGACAACAGACGAGTCATAAGGAGCAACAGCAATAAACAGCAAAGACCAGTAATGGCTTTTTTCATTCCTTTGTTAAAAAATGATCCAACAATGTATGAAAAAGTATTCAACTACAAAACTCAATTTACAATGTTCGACAAATACAATAAACGTATTACAGAGAGGTTTGTTGAGTCTGGTCTACTCAATACAACAGTCATCTTGTGTGTTCAAAAGGCACAAGGCGGGTCTGAATTCAAACTGCATGAGAAAACACTTATTTTAAGTCGTCTTCCTCATGCCAACTGCACTGAATCAAAGACAGTTTATGGAAGACGACAGGGAGACAACTACCACTTAACCTATTATGTAATAGGATAATAGGAGAATACTGGGAGTCGTGCTTCCTGGAAAGGACTGCTGTCTCCACAGTAGGTCAATTATTGGTATTTTCAGTTCACACAACAACAGACATGACAGTTTGCACATGATCAGCATTacattatataaaaaaaatgtagagtcatttagcagacaccttTATCCAAAGTGCATTCatattaagatagctaggtgagacaaccacatatcacagtcgaaGTACATTTTTCCCCAATACAGAGGGCTAAGccagtgctagtaggaaaagaGAAGTGCAATGtcttatttaagatactgtttgaagaggtagaGTTTCAGTTGTTTTCGGAAGAtggccagggactctgctgtcctagctttagGGGAAGCTCATTCCACCATTAGACTCACAGTCCATCCTAAGTAGGTCCCACTGATGTCATCCTTCTTTATTAACGTCCACTGTTGCCAGAGCATCGAGGCAATGAGTCATTGGGGACATCAGTCTGAGGCCCAGTTCcatttctctagtctctctctgagtCCTAATGTTAGCCTTGAGACAGTTGCTGTCCAACAGCTTCTAGGCCTTTAGTCCTGGGTGTTTCCTACGGTCCGTACCCAGGATCCATTCTCCCTACTGGGCATGGAGGCAGACGTGGCTGGCGCTGGAGCTGGGGCCGCCTGGAGGTCTGGGAGTGGGTATTGAGGCGGTGGTTGGCCCAGGGCCTTGGCTGAGGCTGGGGGTCAGAGTGGGAATACAGTAACTGAGGCTGAGACTGGGGGTCTGGGTAGTTGTGGGGGTGGTTGTGGAGGTGCTGTAGCTGAGACTGGGGGTCTGGGTAGTTGTGGGGGTGGGAGTGGGGTTGCTGTAGCTGAGACTGGGGGTCTGGGTGGTTGTGGGGGTGGGGTGCAGTAGCTGAGACTGGGGGTCTGGGTGGTTGTGGGGGTGTAGTAGTTGAGACTGGGGGTCTGGGTGGGGGTGGAGTAGCTTAGGCTGATACTGGGGTTTTGGGTGGGGGTGCAGTAGTTGAGACTGGGGTTtcgggtgggggtgggggtgtagtAGTTGAGTCTGGGGGTCTGGGTGGGGGTGTAGTAGTTGAGTCTGGGGGTCTGGGTGGGGGTGCAGTAGTTGAGACTGGGGTTTTGGGTGGGGGTGCAGTAGTTGAGACTGGGGTTTTGGGTGGGGGTGCAGTAGTTGAGACTGGGGttttgggtgggggtgggggtgcagTAGTTGAGACTGGGGTTTTGGGTGGGGGTGCAGTAGTTGAGACTGGGGTTtcgggtgggggtgggggtgtagtAGTTGAGCCTGGGGGTCTGGGTGGGGGTGCAGTAGTTGAGTCTGGGGGTCTGGGTGGGGGTGCAGTAGTTGAGACTGGGGGTCTGGGTGGGGGTGCAGTAGTTGAGACTGGGGGTCTGGGTGGGGGTGCAGTAGTTGAGTCTGGGGGTCTGGGTGGGGGTGCAGTAGTTGAGACTGGGGGTCTGGGTGGGGGTGCAGTAGTTGAGACTGGGGGTCTGGGTGGGGGTGCAGTAGTTTAGGCTGAGACTGGGGTTTCGGGTGGGGGAACTGGGGCTGAACAGGGAGGTGAGGAGCGTCAGAGAAGGGTTGGGTGTGGTTCTCAACCCGAGGAGAACTGATATGGAGATGGGTCTCCAAGAGGTGGCCAGCTGACGCCACCATGGctgaagaagagaaggaggaagaggaggaggaaggggataaGTCTAGCGGTTGATCCGAGCATAGAGATAGGTAAGATTGTGGTTGTGGGTGTGTCTTTTGGTGTAGCTGTGGGTGTAGCTGTGAGTgtggttgtagttgtagttgtgggTGTAGTTGTGACTGTGAGTGTAGTTGTGAGTGTAGTTGTGGTTGTAGTTGTGGGTGTAGTTGTGGCTGTGGGTGTAGTTGTGGTTGTAGTTGTGGGTGTCGTTGTAGGTATGGGTGTAGTTGTGGGTGTAGTTGTGGTTGTAGTTGTGGCTGTGGGTGTAGTTGTGGTTGTAGTTGTGGGTGTGGCTGTAGGTGTAGTTGTGGGTGTAGTTGTGGTTGTGGGTGTAGTTGTGGTTGTAGTTGTGGCTGTGGGTGTAGTTCTGGGTGTAGTTCTGggtgtagtgagtggttctgttgAAGGGAGGGTGTGAGGAAGTCATGTGACAGTGTGCGTGTGGAGAACAGACCAATAGGAGGACGAGGAGGTGCGGGAACGTTAGGAGGGACgggaggagacaggaagaggTGTGGTGGCGGGGAGGAAGACATGGGGTGGTGGGGAGGAACAGGTGTGGTCGGGTGGAATTGGCACAGTGGAATCTGGATCACTCTGGGGGAAGACACAGAGAAAAGTCAGTACAACAACAGGTGTCTAATATTTTCAAATACTTGGGCTGCGCTTCATTTAGTTTGCTCCAatacaatggaaccaatggaaccaGTGGAACCAGTGGAACCAATAGAACCGGTTGCAGGTGCAACGTCCAAGACAAATCAGGCAAATGCTTAAAAGCTTTTGACAAATGTATTTAACCCAAATCAAAATGGCTTGATAATAATTTGAGTCACAATGATAAGAAACAAAAGGGTCTGCCTCACTTCTGCTGCTGGAAGCCCTCCTCTGACAGTGGTGTGGTGGGGACACAGTGGGACAGGTCTCGCCCCCCCCAGGCAGGGGGGCTGGGTGCAGAGCCAGAGGCTGGGGGGGACCACCCGTGCAGGATCCCGGGGCTCTTCATCTTGTTCAGTCCCAGCAGGCCCTTGGCACTGGCCTCCCTCCTCAACTGCTGGCGGAACACCCTCAGACCTGAAACAGAGGTCAAAGATCATGACATCATAAACCTTTATGAAAGCCGACAAGAATAGATCTAGAACTAAATTGTTACAAACGGTAACGGAATGATGTTTATTTTAGAGAGCAGTTTGTGTGTGCAGACCGACGGGTATCTTAATATCTTGTGGAGTTCCTCAAGGATCCATTCTAGGACCTTTGTCATTTCTGATCTACATcaaagatgattaaaacacaagaGATGTCTCCAATGTGTAAGACAGGAGCCAATTACAGTATACATAAGAAGGTTTTCTTTTTTCCATCCGTCATACTTGATCTGTGCTTTAATTTTGAAGTGGTCGTCCATACCTTGTGTTAGAGTGCCGGTGTCCATGTCGGAGGCTCGGCGGCCCTCCTGGAAGCTAGGTATGGGGAGGCTGTCCTGGGGAGGGGGCTGCAGGGTGGATGACAGTGCCTGGGCCAGATGTCCTGTAGTGACCAGTAACTGATAGGGGCCGTCAACAGTGCTGGGCACGGTAGAGGACAGGGCCAGGGGGGACTCTGTGGGGCTATAGGTCCCAGGGCCAACCACAGTAGTGTCAAGTAACATATAAGAGTCCTCAATAGGGCTGGACAGGCTGGGACTGGcagagaaggatgaggaggaagaggagaaactATCTGAGGAAGCTTGGTCAGATGAGTTTACCACAACACCTGTAGATGAGGAGAGAGTAGGGAACTTTAGCCATGTAACTTTGTGACAATGTGAAAGTGGGCtatgtatagtggtgtgtataatggtgtgtatagtggtgtatataatggtgtgtatagtggtgtgtgtatagtggtgtgtatatagtggtgtgtgtatagtggtgtatatagtggtgtgtatagtggtgtatataatggtgtgtatagtggtgtgtttatagtggtgtgtgtataaTGGTGTGcatagtggtgtatatagtggtgtgtatagtgatgcatatagtggtgtgtatagcggtgtgtatagtggtatgtatagtggtgtgtgtagtggtgtgtgtatagtggtgtgtacagTGGTGTGTacagtggtgtgtatagtggtgtgtgtatagtggtatgtgcatagtggtgtgtatatagcGGTGTGTATATAgcggtgtgtatagtggtgtgtacagtggtatgtgtatagtgtgtgtatagtggtgtgtaaagtggtgtgtgtatagtggtatgtgtatagtggtgtatagtcatgtgtgtatagtggtgggtatagtggtgtgtgtatagtggtgtgtatatagtggtgtgtgtattgtggtgtatgCATAATGGGTTATACATAgcggtgtgtgtatagtggtttgtataggggtgtgtatagtggtgtgtatagtggtgcgTGTATAGTGGGCTATGTATAGTGGTGTGTGcatagtggtgtgtatatagtggtgtgtatagtggtgtgcaTAGTGGTGTGTCTAtggtggtgtgtatagtggtgtatgtATAGTGGTGTGTCTATAGTGGTGCGTGTATAGTGGGCtatgtatagtggtgtgtgtatagtggtgtgtacagtggtgtgtatagtggtatgtgtatagtgtgtgtatagtggtgtgtaaagtggtgtgtgtatagtgggctatgtatagtggtgtgtgtatagtgggcTATGTATAGTGGTGTGCGTACAgtgggtgtgtgtatagtgtgtgtgtatagtggtgtgtatagtggtgtatatagtggtgtttATTGTGGtatgtatagtggtgtgtgtatagtggtgtgtgtatagtggtgtgtatagtggtgtatatagtggtgtttATTGTGGtatgtatagtggtgtgtgtagtggtgtgtgtatagtggtgtgtatagtggcgggtatagtggtgtg from the Salmo salar chromosome ssa17, Ssal_v3.1, whole genome shotgun sequence genome contains:
- the LOC106574764 gene encoding serine/threonine-protein kinase SIK2 — protein: MVVLSDGSPLSQPCPGGPVQVGFYEIIRTLGKGNFAVVKLACHKVTKTQVAIKIIDKKRLEPSDLKKIYREVEVMKLLNHPHIIKLYQVMETKDMLYMVMEYARNGEMFDYLLSLGRLSESEARRKFCQILSAVDYCHSNHIVHRDLKAENLLLDSNMDIKVADFGFGNFFSEGQFLSTWCGSPPYAAPEVFEGIEYEGPPLDIWSLGVVLYVLVCGVLPFDGPSLPALRQRVREGRFRIPFYMSQDCENLVRRMLVIEPAKRITVARIKKHRWMKSDPPATAAPPEMPQPNPAPDAEPCLGENYSKPVLGLMQTLGIDRQRTIESLQSSSYNHFSAIYRLMLEKVKELRSLRQPSSTEKVTPNPDHGTLLPTCISEEDHHGNQGEEPQEEELQEEGGAAPLSLHPSCRHTLAEVSARLQQCSPPCVVVNSSDQASSDSFSSSSSSFSASPSLSSPIEDSYMLLDTTVVGPGTYSPTESPLALSSTVPSTVDGPYQLLVTTGHLAQALSSTLQPPPQDSLPIPSFQEGRRASDMDTGTLTQGLRVFRQQLRREASAKGLLGLNKMKSPGILHGWSPPASGSAPSPPAWGGRDLSHCVPTTPLSEEGFQQQKVIQIPLCQFHPTTPVPPHHPMSSSPPPHLFLSPPVPPNVPAPPRPPIGLFSTRTLSHDFLTPSLQQNHSLHPELHPELHPQPQLQPQLHPQPQLHPQLHLHPSSPTRNPSLSLNYCTPTQTPSLNYCTPTQTPSLNYCTPTQTPRLNYCTPTQTPSLNYCTPTQTPSLNYCTPTQTPRLNYCTPTQTPRLNYYTPTPTRNPSLNYCTPTQNPSLNYCTPTPTQNPSLNYCTPTQNPSLNYCTPTQNPSLNYCTPTQTPRLNYYTPTQTPRLNYYTPTPTRNPSLNYCTPTQNPSISLSYSTPTQTPSLNYYTPTTTQTPNPQSQLQQPHSHPHNYPDPQSQLQHLHNHPHNYPDPQSQPQLLYSHSDPQPQPRPWANHRLNTHSQTSRRPQLQRQPRLPPCPVGRMDPGYGP